A region from the Halichondria panicea chromosome 11, odHalPani1.1, whole genome shotgun sequence genome encodes:
- the LOC135343692 gene encoding DNA primase small subunit-like — translation MELDLPVKEELDVAAAAVDEQDSSENKYDRSQLPHLLKIYYKSLFPYDKYWEWLHYGDDQMFSHREFSFTLEDDVYVRYQSFESRESLEEGIRKANPYKIDIGAIFNSKPCLHSRLPKGSFRAVKKELVFDIDMTDYDDIRTCCREAQICPKCWKFIIIAIKIVDRALREDFGFKHLLWVYSGRRGVHCWVCDRQAIALSQEARVAIVEYLTLIKGGEQQGKKVKLPRGSSPMHPSIRSALDIIKSCFKDLLVEQDFFETAEQWKKVLALLPKKVADDLDREWTETPMSSLEKWGRLKSELKDNMFLIDEIMLQWSYPRLDVNVSKGINHLLKSPFCVHPKTGRVCVPIETGKDMEKLTSFDPFAVPTVKQICDEFISVKDEGNSSGYNKSSLGPYMQFFCKRFLLDLKKDAMRQKKQDQQNSLEF, via the exons atggAACTGGATCTGCCTGTGAAAGAAGAACTGGAtgttgctgctgctgctgttgATGAACAGGACTCTTCCGAGAATAAGTATGACAGGTCTCAGCTACCCCACTTGCTGAAGATATACTACAAATCACTGTTTCCATATGACAAGTACTGGGAGTGGCTTCACTATG GTGACGATCAAATGTTCAGCCATCGTGAGTTCTCCTTCACTCTGGAAGATGATGTGTACGTGCGGTACCAGTCGTTTGAGAGCAGAGAGTCTCTGGAGGAGGGTATAAGAAAAGCAAACCCGTACAAGATTGACATTGGAGCAATCTTCAATAGCAAA CCATGTTTGCATAGTCGTTTGCCAAAGGGCAGTTTTCGAGCTGTGAAGAAAGAGCTGGTGTTTGATATCGACATGACGGACTATGATGACATTCGCACCTGCTGTAGGGAGGCACAGATTTGTCCCAAGTGTTGGAAGTTCATCATCATTGCTATCAAGATTGTGGACAGAGCTCTCAGAG AGGACTTTGGTTTCAAGCACCTTCTGTGGGTGTATAGCGGTCGCAGAGGTGTCCATTGCTGGGTGTGTGACCGACAAGCGATTGCTCTCTCTCAGGAAGCGAGGGTAGCGATCGTCGAGTACCTCACTCTCATTAAGGGAGGAGAGCAGCAGGGGAAGAAGGTCAAACTTCCCAGGGGAAGTAGTCCCATGCATCCCTCCATAAG GTCCGCTCTAGACATAATCAAATCGTGCTTTAAAGATCTATTGGTAGAGCAGGATTTTTTTGAAACAGCCGAGCAGTGGAAAAAGGTGCTAGCACTGTTACCAAAGAAAGTGGCTGATGACCTGGACAGGGAGTGGACTGAAACTCCAATGTCGTCTTTAGAAAAGTGGGGGAGACTGAAAAGTGAATTAAAG GATAATATGTTTCTGATTGACGAGATCATGCTTCAGTGGTCGTATCCAAGACTAGATGTGAATGTCTCCAAGGGAATCAACCATTTGTTAAAGAGTCCATTCTGTGTACACCCCAAAACAG gtcGTGTATGTGTGCCCATAGAGACAGGCAAAGATATGGAAAAGCTGACAAGTTTTGATCCGTTTGCCGTGCCCACAGTAAAACAGATTTGCGATGAGTTTATTAGTGTCAAGGATGAAGGAAACAgctcag
- the LOC135343683 gene encoding uncharacterized protein LOC135343683, whose amino-acid sequence MTYSPSQDNHSLSSEEDSDLKQQQKSTPPVQSTPRQSPRRLRLRKMQRTEMTSSSSSDTDFDDKSGSEYIPTPLRLPQRRPSPVKEAKTLTPYSVPHHCLFVDTRQLEHFVEQLNDTMGCKTAGCQGKLVVRDVTTRGMGGTATVVCMCTGCRTMLEFPTSSRNTTLAKNDIKLAAQVAFLAAGCTYETYAKVLKHVLGIKVVSHSEFIKTIGTLHPIVEKMVNELCEGEKNRMKDMNDDELGSWKRAVTCADGVWMTRGFHSQNATYSIRNYFTGALLYYLHICQKGSDKIIDEELYKGSSKSAEGYAALVLVKTAKEEGMNIEIHWQDADSSSSKPLKEIFPGAAVMTCGGHTGRAHLHQLQIFSKSKTLTNWYKNKHKDDFPEVNTVVCCKRHHVGYGCMTDAFCQRARNNFSNILSSSDSPQEFSERLLNMVHHVQGVHKWEGGQCQFHALRVCSCNKCPDKNQPQCEGKDYTTREVLTCPLHLLVYKIECHVRAQMASKLIHPILKRGHSNWLESSHNVIMRFRNKHIHLERLHYHVSTNLGLLQANMTQEGNQQGLKYHWKTDLLQRLGLPVYDGVLEYLESHNRTRMKGLARAKTAKGKKRRVELKTLRTQNAKKRLLWTGKHGRDTYSEEDKREDIKPPPPKSKKIKDTAASKKSKSTVTENDNLTVAPAPPPDLPVDPDKDTVPPIKSEDTAVPKKSKKNRDTAASKKFTKNKDTAASKKSKRNENTSLKRGDYVCIHHNMKDMHMCCRIVDHTPGSIATMYSLCCIAGVLEGMQSETEVTISAPTTPPISTKRWRNKGRITLKDAWKNAENLQKCDCVLLAINEEGIVDLTNAQTKSPPNADSVWIDNAVYILHESDWNRISGKSTMDGSMIPSSQHRRNCWLSNFQTSPDCSRPPWNRRRVDSQATQDPLLKSSTSETVTGCWYQTLDATNTLYTYTTHCTQVYLLPQLTQLQAWHSALSPSSRSKW is encoded by the exons ATGACTTACTCACCTTCACAGGATAACCACAGCCTCAGTTCAGAGGAGGATTCTGACCTGAAACAG CAACAGAAGTCTACTCCTCCTGTACAATCAACTCCAAGACAAAGCCCAAGGAGACTGCGTTTACGCAAAATGCAGAGAACAGAG ATGACTTCGTCAAGTTCGAGTGACACCGATTTCGATGACAAGTCCGGGAGTGAGTACATTCCAACTCCGCTTCGACTCCCACAAAGGCGTCCCAGCCCTGTCAAAGAGGCCAAAACTCTCACTCCCTACTCCGTCCCACACCATTGCCTTTTTGTCGACACCAGACAACTTGAACACTTTGTTGAACAATTGAATGACACTATGGGGTGTAAAACAGCCGGATGTCAAGGGAAACTTGTTGTTCGTGATGTAACGACTCGTGGTATGGGAGGAACAGCTACTGTCGTATGTATGTGCACTGGATGCCGAACCATGTTGGAATTTCCGACTTCATCCAGAAACACCACACTTGCCAAAAATGACATCAAGTTGGCAGCACAGGTGGCATTCCTCGCTGCAGGGTGCACATACGAAACGTACGCCAAGGTGCTCAAACATGTTTTAGGAATTAAGGTGGTGAGCCATTCCGAATTCATAAAAACTATCGGAACTCTACACCCCATTGTCGAGAAGATGGTAAACGAACTGTGTGAAGGAGAGAAGAACCGTATGAAAGATATGAACGACGATGAGCTGGGGTCGTGGAAACGCGCAGTAACCTGTGCAGATGGCGTCTGGATGACTCGGGGGTTCCACAGCCAGAATGCCACGTACTCCATACGGAATTACTTCACTGGTGCACTCCTCTACTACCTACACATCTGTCAGAAAGGTAGTGACAAAATCATTGATGAAGAGCTGTACAAAGGATCGTCTAAATCTGCGGAGGGGTATGCGGCACTAGTGCTAGTAAAGACGGCAAAGGAGGAAGGAATGAACATCGAGATCCACTGGCAGGATGCAGACTCTTCATCGAGTAAACCTTTAAAAGAGATTTTCCCAGGTGCCGCAGTGATGACCTGCGGAGGACACACCGGCAGAGCTCACCTCCACCAACTGCAGATCTTCTCAAAGAGCAAAACTTTGACAAACTGGTACAAAAATAAACACAAAGATGATTTCCCGGAAGTAAACACTGTGGTTTGTTGCAAAAGACACCATGTGGGATACGGATGCATGACGGACGCTTTCTGCCAAAGGGCGCGAAACAACTTCTCTAACATTCTCTCGAGCAGTGACTCACCCCAAGAATTTTCTGAGCGCTTGCTAAACATGGTACACCACGTGCAGGGTGTTCACAAATGGGAAGGAGGGCAATGCCAATTCCACGCACTGAGAGTATGCAGCTGTAATAAATGCCCAGACAAGAACCAGCCTCAGTGCGAAGGTAAAGACTACACAACAAGAGAGGTACTGACTTGCCCTCTCCACTTGCTGGTGTACAAAATTGAGTGCCACGTTAGGGCCCAAATGGCCTCCAAGCTAATCCACCCAATTTTGAAGCGTGGCCACTCTAACTGGTTGGAAAGCTCGCACAATGTCATTATGCGGTTCAGGAACAAGCACATACATCTAGAACGGCTACACTACCACGTCTCCACTAACCTAGGTCTGCTGCAAGCCAACATGACGCAGGAAGGCAACCAACAAGGCCTAAAATACCATTGGAAGACAGACCTCCTCCAGCGATTGGGTCTTCCTGTATATGATGGTGTGTTGGAGTACCTTGAGAGTCACAACCGTACCAGAATGAAGGGACTCGCCAGGGCGAAAACAGCAAAAGGCAAGAAGAGGAGGGTGGAGCTGAAAACACTGAGAACACAAAACGCCAAAAAGAGATTGTTGTGGACCGGGAAACACGGACGGGACACCTACAGCGAGGAGGACAAGAGAGAGGACATTAAACCGCCCCCCCCAAAATCCAAGAAGATCAAAGACACTGCGGCCTCAAAAAAGTCCAAGAGCACTGTTACTGAAAATGACAACCTGACTGTCGCACCAGCACCCCCACCCGACCTCCCCGTGGACCCAGACAAGGATACTGTGCCCCCAATAAAATCCGAAGATACTGCGGTCCCAAAAAAGTCCAAGAAGAACAGAGACACTGCGGCCTCAAAAAAGTTCACGAAGAACAAAGACACTGCGGCCTCAAAAAAGTCCAAGAGGAACGAAAACACAAGTCTAAAGCGTGGCGATTATGTGTGCATACATCATAATATGAAAgacatgcacatgtgctgCCGCATAGTCGATCACACGCCCGGATCTATAGCCACCATGTACAGCTTATGCTGTATAGCTGGTGTGCTAGAGGGCATGCAATCAGAAACAGAGGTGACTATATCCGCACCAACAACTCCCCCAATTTCTACAAAAAGGTGGCGGAACAAAGGTAGAATAACGCTTAAGGATGCTTGGAAAAACGCAGAGAATCTGCAGAAATGCGATTGCGTTTTGCTGGCAATCAACGAAGAAGGCATTGTCGACCTCACCAACGCTCAAACTAAGTCCCCTCCAAATGCTGACAGTGTCTGGATTGATAACGCTGTGTATATCCTACATGAGTCGGATTGGAACCGCATCAGTGGGAAATCGACCATGGATGGCTCGATGATACCATCATCTCAGCATCGCAGAAACTGCTGGCTCAGCAATTTCCAAACATCGCCGGACTGCAGCCGCCCACCCTGGAACAGACGAAGGGTGGATTCACAGGCCACACAGGACCCTTTGCTCAAATCCTCAACATCAGAAACAGTCACTGGGTGCTGGTATCAAACCTTGGATGCGACAAACACGTTGTACACGTATACGACACATTGTACACAAGTTTACCTTCTTCCACAATTAACACAATTGCAGGCCTGGCATTCTGCTCTCTCTCCGAGCTCGAGATCAAAATGGTAG